The Amaranthus tricolor cultivar Red isolate AtriRed21 chromosome 2, ASM2621246v1, whole genome shotgun sequence genome contains the following window.
ttacacatttgtaaaaattaaaaaataaaattaatttataaataatttttactattcAAGTGTAGTTATTTAAAAAAGCATTGGAGTATATGCATGTAAGAGATTTAAGAAAACataaagaagaagatgatgaaatgATCATTTGACTTGTTCTTTTTCCTAAACAATGCAAAAGCGAATGTGTGTGTAAACACTTCAAAATCATTTAATTCTACAAGAATAAAAAGTAGTTGACAActataatttagaaaaaaaaaaaaaaaaaaaagggaatagTATTTGGCTCCAAAGAATACGTTACGTTGTTCCTCTTCCTCCCCCAACAAGTCATCAACCACCTATGCATAAAAGTAGTTCCTTTAGGCGAGTTTCTAATTTATGCatgatataataatttttttagaggATATGCATGAGATAATTAAATGTAGCataatttgcaatttttttttattgagtgTGGACTAGAGACTTCTTTTTGTATGCAGTGATAATACaccaaaaatacaaataaaggaaaaataaattaattttttctgtATGTAGCTATAATTAAACTTCTGTTAAAATGGTGTAAGAGAAAATCGTCGACCACTCGACTAGATCATGATTCTCAAATGTAGTATATTTTTTTGAGattgattttaataattaaataatgatatattaaacttaatctttaGACTAAATCATGATTCTTAAATATAGCATAATCAAAATCctgtttaaaataaattaattcttTCAGATCGATTTTAAAATCGAGTATTGTGTGcacataaattttatataatttaaattcattttaatgtcGAATTTGATCATAAGGTCGGATCCCACGCCCGCACGTGAGGGTactaaaattttgtaaaaaatctATTGTTTATAGGATTTGAAGCTAAGACCCTTTGTGTTGAAGCATTTATGGGACACTCAAGACCAGTTAAGCTACACACTCTATGTgtaatttttgtcttttattattctaattaattagtaatttggAAAGTTAATATCCCGATATGAAAATTTGTCAAAAgagattataaaatatttttttagggttaaattcaaaacattaatttttaacatatatatatatatatatatatatatatatatatatatatatatatatatatatatgattttttgaaaatttctgattgatttttttttttatgattgtgCTATCACTGAATTTGAGTCTTAAATTCGTTGCTATAAATATCAAATTGTTGAGTATGTTTAGAATACCGCTAGTTGGGGAGAAAGtaatatctttattgatgaatCCAATATGACCGTTGGTGGGCACATTGACAAAAGAAGTGAGATGAGGTTAGACTTTAGATGAAGAGCGACTTAACAATGTCAATTGTGAAGTGTGTCAATTTCAAGTCATCACTTCTATAAAAGAAAAGGCAAAATTACTCATTACTACATTTAATTGAAAATGATGTATAGCTTTCACACATCATCCATTTCTTGATGGAATTGGATGCTCTATTTATTAGTCAAGTGCATGAATATAGTCTATAATTTATAGTCCATTTTACTTTGAAatttgtatcatttaatttcCTAGAAATTTCTTGGAAAGTGATGTAAATGACTAAATTATTCaaattgttgtttttttaattaagttaaGCTAATTTGAActtcaaagaaataacaaaataCAACTAGAAATGTGAAagtaaaaattatgaataaatttagTTGAAAATGAAATGTGAAagtaaaaattatgaataaatttagttgaaaatgaattgataataaataaataagccATAAGCCCAGAGGTCAAAAACATCATTTCAATTTAATTGGCCAAAataaaaagtgtttggtaaatattaaaaattatttcaaaaatattttattactattacttATGATTTTAAGTAGAGGTGTACATAAGAGTTAAGGAACAGTGTATTGAATAGTACAAACAATTacgtgttttatttattttttcgttCAAGTTGTGACATTGTCTTTCTTTTATTCGTTGAATCAacgaataaaaaattttgacttttttgaccaatttcTTTGTTCGCGGTTAGTAATAGCAAACAAATACACAATCTCAGCTTTGACATAaagatatttattttgaaaattaacatTTCTCCACACttattttagaatttatttttcaaaataaatttaaattttttcaaatttcccGAGAagttttaaatgaaaatttgtgtAACCTCACAATCAAGGCTCAAAAGCCCACCATGTTCAGAATGTTGGGCCTTTATCTTTTGCAGGccatgaaaatacaaattattcGCTCTTTTTCAACCCATTTTAGAAGTTTGACCTTTGGCGCCTTAATTATAGGCCCATAGGCCACGATGTATTTTTGATCATGTAGGTTCATGTATGCTGTCAAACCGAAAATAACTGGACCGaaatttatcatcatcataattatcCCAAGTCCCGTTCAAAGCAGGATCTGGGGAGGGTGGGAAAGAAGGCTGATCAACATTCTCTTCACGATGAAGTCGCGATCAAAGGGAACCCTTCAACTCAAATATCGTAAACCGAAAATCATCTAACCTGAAATTTGCTAAAACCCAACAGTTTTAACTTGTCTAATTTAAGAATATACAACTAATTCaagaaaattgatattattgagAGACGATACCATTGCTATTTACATTTCTTTTTACTCAACCATTCTAAAGCACACTCCAATCAATTCAAATCATACAACTACAACATTGAAGTCGAATCATCGGTAAAAGAGTTTCTTATAAAAACATagattttgaaaaagaaatatgTAATCAACCTCGAATCAAAAGCAAGCCAATAGCAATGACGATAAGTGTGGATGGAACTCCAAATTTAAGGTGTCTCCAAAACGTGAGATTGTAGGCTAGATGAGGGGAATGTCGAGCCTGTTCGCACACAATTAAGTTGGCTGCCGATCCAAGGAGCGTCAAGTTTCCAGCCACCGTGCTGACCCAAGCTAAGATCAACCATGCTTTTCTCTCTTCCGATGGTGAACTTGCTGCTGCAGATGCAGCTACTTGTCCTCCCAAcaacaatactataaaaaacataaatgatcatgaaaaaacCAACCCATAAGTTCTAATAAGTTAAGATATATGCTATGTTACTCGGATTCATACCCCAATTATCACAGTTCATAAATACATGTTTAAGTGTCCAACTTGACTATTTTGTAAAAATTCCGAAGattttgaacgaatttgaaTCGACTAAGTGACCTTCACCTACCCATGTCCAACTGTCAAAGATCTGACAAAGGTATTTGAGATAAAGTGAAGAGACTAATCAACTAATTATAACCGTTACTCAAAATTTGACTCACAACCCCAAAAGGTCGAGGCGTCAAGTTTGGATATGGGGTAATAAGTTCAGAATCAAgctaaaagataaaaattctctCAAAATAATCTAATTGTAAAGCAATTTGGTTCATCGCAATATACTCTCCCACTAGTTGAAGATTTTGGTTATTTGAAAACCTTCACCCTTTTGTGTGCATAAGGGTCCTAATTCTCATACTATATTTTTTCTCCCAATCACTTTAAACCCTTTTCGCTCACTTTAAGCACTTTTTCTCACAACTTgtcactataatatatatagacaatATAGTATATACTTCTACCCAACTTGCAAAAGAATCAATCTATTCCAACTACTTCTCTAGTTCTCAACCTTTTCAAcacttttttcttaataaaagtCTTATTGTCCACTTTCATTTTATAGTATTCTATCATCTACATCCTACTTGCTAATAGATCGTCATTTACCCTTACTACTTGTCACTCGTCAAGGTATAGGGTGGACTGAACACTCATCTTTGCATGTGCACTGGATTTTGGCCGTCATTTTTGTGtgctaatattataaaatttaatattaataagattttcaatcaaatgacCCAGGCAATGGCCTAGGCAGGCCCGAGCCTGAAATCCTGAAGTCAGGGAGGAACATTGATCAAGGCCGGAGGgaatttataaatgaaaatttgtcAAGCTTTCAGCACTACGTAAGTTGTACTGATCCTGATCAGTTTCATCAATGGCAGTGCACCATAAACTGAGATGGATGCTAGACTTATGTTTAACGACCGAATAAATTTCACATAATGAAATGGAAATACGAAACAAGCAAGTCGAATCCACACCAGTTGGAACGTTTGATACCAAGTTGGAAAGGACGAGAATGACAAGCGAGAGCATTGCCATTCCACCAACATGATCAACACGCGAATACGGTTTCATGATCTCCCATAGTTTGCTAGGGATGCCAGTCCTATTGAATCCATCAACAGTGATGAACATTCCACAGAAGAATATCAAAATTGAATACGAGACCTGCGAAAGAACATGAAAACCGATCAGcgttggaaaaattacctacaTGTGATCCCACATCGAATAATTTGAGAGAGAATGACTAACATATACgcttgatgggctactcctcctattaccaattggttttaggatagaACCTCATCAGACTCATGTGCAGCCAACTCTCCTCTTATACAGGTCTTATTATGTACAAACCCGTTAACAAATTTACCGATTAGTTACAATTTAACTTCACAATCAAACAAGGAATTCATATTAAGGGACTATTACCTTCGCTAATGAAGGTCGAGCATCCTTGAAATCGAGAACTATAAGAGCTAAAGCAGCAGTAATCGCAGTCCATGACATATTCAAACCAAAGACTAGAGCAATTAGCATGCCCATAGTAATAAGATAAACACATATCTTCCAATTTATATGCTTCCACTTTTCACTAACTTCCTTTCCAGCTAAGAATAGTTTCAATTGTGTAGTAAACTCTTTTTTTCCGGTCTCAAATCGCTCAGGAATTCTCGTTTCTTCCTTCTGAAAAGGCTCGTCTAGATAGATCACCAAATGTTTTGTTGTATCTAATCTTTCGGAAGACTCAAGAGACTCGGTTTCTTCCTTCTGCTGAAAGTTAAAAGATTCGTCTAAATCTACCACATCTTTAGACGTATCTATTATTCTCGAAGACTCTAAACTATTGATTTCAATATTCACAGAATTGAGGCCATTACTTGGAGTCTTGACAGGATGTGAATGTGCTCCTTCTGAAGCGACAGATTCCGCATTCTTGGGAGTTTGTAAAATCTTCCAAAATGCGGCTATTATGATCAAAGTGTTAACAAAAACACCAACGAGCACAGCTGGGAGAAGACCCAATAAGAACTTTCCAAATGGGATCTTACTCTGGACAGCTATAACTAGATTTTGCGGGTTCCCAATGGGTGTTACCGAAGATCCAATATTCGCGCTAGAAGCAAGAGCGAGTAAAAACGGATGCGGAGGAAGATTGTGTTGCCTGGCAACATTTAAGACAAACTCAGTTAAGACGACACAAGTAGTATCATTTGTGAAGAAAGCACTAGAAAGCGCAGATATTAGGCAAATTCGGAATATCAAATCCTTGGCTCCTCTACTTTTCCATGCAAGCAACTTACCTAAGTATTTGAACAAATCGGCTCTTTCTAGATAAATGGTAACTACCATTGTTCCGAAAAGAAGGCCAAGTATCGGAAGATCAATTGCATCATATGCTTGCTGTGGGGAAATGACACCGAATATCACCATGAGCGTAGCTCCTAGGAGTGATCCGGCGCCACTTCCAATGGGTAAAAAACGGACAGCAGGGAAAACGACTAATACCCAAAAGACCGTAAATGCAATCGATCCTAAAACTACATTGATTGTTGGAGCCAAGGCCATTTTTAGTACCTTTACAGATCCAACAAAATCTCGGTCTTTCTGTTATGCTCAAACGTTTTAAGGCGTGCATTAAGGTTCGGCTTCACAGTCACTTATATAGCCTGGAAGTATAAAACAAATGCAC
Protein-coding sequences here:
- the LOC130806773 gene encoding silicon efflux transporter LSI2-like; translated protein: MALAPTINVVLGSIAFTVFWVLVVFPAVRFLPIGSGAGSLLGATLMVIFGVISPQQAYDAIDLPILGLLFGTMVVTIYLERADLFKYLGKLLAWKSRGAKDLIFRICLISALSSAFFTNDTTCVVLTEFVLNVARQHNLPPHPFLLALASSANIGSSVTPIGNPQNLVIAVQSKIPFGKFLLGLLPAVLVGVFVNTLIIIAAFWKILQTPKNAESVASEGAHSHPVKTPSNGLNSVNIEINSLESSRIIDTSKDVVDLDESFNFQQKEETESLESSERLDTTKHLVIYLDEPFQKEETRIPERFETGKKEFTTQLKLFLAGKEVSEKWKHINWKICVYLITMGMLIALVFGLNMSWTAITAALALIVLDFKDARPSLAKVSYSILIFFCGMFITVDGFNRTGIPSKLWEIMKPYSRVDHVGGMAMLSLVILVLSNLVSNVPTVLLLGGQVAASAAASSPSEERKAWLILAWVSTVAGNLTLLGSAANLIVCEQARHSPHLAYNLTFWRHLKFGVPSTLIVIAIGLLLIRG